A window of the Carassius gibelio isolate Cgi1373 ecotype wild population from Czech Republic chromosome B16, carGib1.2-hapl.c, whole genome shotgun sequence genome harbors these coding sequences:
- the LOC127974570 gene encoding uncharacterized protein LOC127974570 codes for MLRTYCLEHEKDWDEEVPLLLFAVRNTVQESLGFSPAELVFGHSPRGPLKMLQEQLLSQSHSVKEQNVLDHVSHFHERLHSVWKLARQSLESSQSRMKSRYDENTVQRSFEPGDEVLALLPLPGSALQARFVGPYVIEEKLSDTDYVVKTPDWKKKERVCHINMLKLYVSRPKPECTVPLPVIVAGSAVSSEYSPSVDDLRIGSTCLSDIFLKNSESLAVISSKLSHLSSSSQKELMQLIEKYYSLFSDVPTVTNVLEHDIDVGDHRPVKQNAYRINPVKREIMQKETQCLIEHGLAVPSSSPWCSPCLLVPKSDGTSRFCTDYRKVNQLTKSDS; via the coding sequence ATGCTTCGAACTTACTGTCTTGAACATGAGAAGGATTGGGATGAAGAGGTTCCCCTTTTGTTGTTTGCTGTCAGAAATACGGTCCAGGAATCCCTTGGATTCAGCCCAGCTGAATTGGTCTTTGGACATTCTCCTCGTGGTCCTTTAAAGATGTTGCAAGAACAACTTCTTTCTCAAAGTCACTCAGTTAAAGAACAGAATGTATTAGATCATGTGAGTCATTTCCATGAAAGATTGCATTCTGTCTGGAAGTTGGCACGGCAAAGCTTAGAAAGTTCACAGTCTCGGATGAAAAGTAGATATGATGAAAACACTGTTCAACGCTCATTTGAGCCTGGTGATGAAGTTCTTGCATTACTGCCTTTGCCTGGGTCAGCTCTTCAAGCTAGATTTGTGGGTCCATATGTGATTGAGGAAAAGTTAAGTGACACTGACTATGTGGTAAAAACCCCTGACTGGAAGAAGAAAGAGAGGGTATGTCATATTAACATGCTAAAATTGTATGTTTCTCGTCCTAAGCCCGAATGCACCGTTCCACTACCTGTTATTGTAGCTGGGAGTGCAGTCTCCTCTGAGTATTCACCTAGTGTAGATGATCTACGAATTGGAAGTACCTGTTTGTCTGACATTTTCCTGAAAAATTCTGAATCCCTTGCTGTAATCAGTTCAAAACTGTCTCATTTATCTAGTTCATCTCAAAAGGAACTAATGCAGTTGATTGAAAAGTATTATTCACTGTTTTCTGATGTGCCCACTGTAACAAATGTGTTGGAGCACGACATTGATGTGGGTGATCATCGTCCTGTTAAGCAAAATGCTTATCGCATCAACCCAGTAAAGCGTGAGATCATGCAGAAGGAAACGCAGTGCTTGATTGAGCATGGTTTAGCTGTGCCAAGTTCAAGTCCCTGGTGTTCCCCATGTCTTTTAGTTCCTAAATCAGATGGAACGTCACGCTTCTGCACAGATTACCGAAAAGTTAATCAGTTGACTAAATCAGATTCCTAG
- the LOC127974571 gene encoding amine sulfotransferase isoform X2, with translation MAEGFNHSSCEASEYKLVLHRDFHLISGIHSPEVVDQIHNFEIQDSDVFVITYPKSGTIWLQQILCLIEVKGDATAINDQLNSDRIPWMELLKSEKQFVSAPSPRIHVSHLPYRFMPLGLKQKKGKVIYVARNPKDVLVSYFHFHNFANMLETPKDFEDFFEKFMDGYVFGNCWFEHIKGWCSQSDEMNFLYITYEEMIKDLRSVVERIVSFLGTNLTPQQLNDVVEHSTFKNMKTNPQANYQHVPALLLNHKLGAFLRKGTVGDWKNYFTVAQNERFDEVYQEKMKYFPLSFIWDMSDLVTP, from the exons atgGCAG AGGGTTTCAATCACAGCAGTTGTGAGGCTTCTGAATATAAGCTGGTCCTTCATAGGGACTTCCACTTGATATCTGGAATCCACTCTCCTGAGGTGGTGGATCAAATTCATAACTTTGAGATTCAAGACTCTGATGTCTTTGTCATTACTTACCCTAAATCAG GTACTATTTGGTTGCAGCAAATCCTCTGTCTGATAGAGGTTAAGGGAGATGCTACAGCGATAAATGATCAGCTGAATTCTGACCGTATCCCATGGATGGAACTTTTAAAATCTGAGAAACAGTTTGTTTCTGCCCCTTCCCCTAGGATCCATGTGTCTCATCTACCATACAGATTCATGCCACTTGGATTGAAACAAAAGAAGGGCAAG GTCATCTATGTGGCCAGAAATCCAAAGGATGTTTTGGTGTCTTACTTCCATTTTCACAACTTTGCCAATATGCTGGAGACCCCAAAAGACTTTGAAGACTTTTTTGAGAAATTCATGGATGGATATG tttttggcAATTGCTGGTTTGAGCATATCAAGGGCTGGTGCTCCCAAAGTGATGAGATGAACTTTTTGTACATTACATATGAGGAGATGATCAAG GACTTGCGGTCAGTGGTTGAGAGGATTGTTTCATTCTTGGGGACAAACTTGACACCACAGCAGCTGAATGATGTTGTTGAGCACAGTACCTTCAAAAATATGAAGACCAATCCTCAGGCCAATTACCAGCATGTCCCTGCCCTCCTGCTGAACCACAAGCTGGGAGCCTTTCTGAGGAAAG GAACTGTTGGTGACTGGAAGAATTACTTCACTGTGGCACAGAATGAGAGATTTGATGAAGTTTACCAAGAGAAGATGAAAtattttcctctttctttcaTCTGGGACATGAGTGATCTTGTCACACCATGA
- the LOC127974571 gene encoding amine sulfotransferase isoform X1, with protein sequence MRSTSKEGFNHSSCEASEYKLVLHRDFHLISGIHSPEVVDQIHNFEIQDSDVFVITYPKSGTIWLQQILCLIEVKGDATAINDQLNSDRIPWMELLKSEKQFVSAPSPRIHVSHLPYRFMPLGLKQKKGKVIYVARNPKDVLVSYFHFHNFANMLETPKDFEDFFEKFMDGYVFGNCWFEHIKGWCSQSDEMNFLYITYEEMIKDLRSVVERIVSFLGTNLTPQQLNDVVEHSTFKNMKTNPQANYQHVPALLLNHKLGAFLRKGTVGDWKNYFTVAQNERFDEVYQEKMKYFPLSFIWDMSDLVTP encoded by the exons ATGAGAAGCACGAGCAAAG AGGGTTTCAATCACAGCAGTTGTGAGGCTTCTGAATATAAGCTGGTCCTTCATAGGGACTTCCACTTGATATCTGGAATCCACTCTCCTGAGGTGGTGGATCAAATTCATAACTTTGAGATTCAAGACTCTGATGTCTTTGTCATTACTTACCCTAAATCAG GTACTATTTGGTTGCAGCAAATCCTCTGTCTGATAGAGGTTAAGGGAGATGCTACAGCGATAAATGATCAGCTGAATTCTGACCGTATCCCATGGATGGAACTTTTAAAATCTGAGAAACAGTTTGTTTCTGCCCCTTCCCCTAGGATCCATGTGTCTCATCTACCATACAGATTCATGCCACTTGGATTGAAACAAAAGAAGGGCAAG GTCATCTATGTGGCCAGAAATCCAAAGGATGTTTTGGTGTCTTACTTCCATTTTCACAACTTTGCCAATATGCTGGAGACCCCAAAAGACTTTGAAGACTTTTTTGAGAAATTCATGGATGGATATG tttttggcAATTGCTGGTTTGAGCATATCAAGGGCTGGTGCTCCCAAAGTGATGAGATGAACTTTTTGTACATTACATATGAGGAGATGATCAAG GACTTGCGGTCAGTGGTTGAGAGGATTGTTTCATTCTTGGGGACAAACTTGACACCACAGCAGCTGAATGATGTTGTTGAGCACAGTACCTTCAAAAATATGAAGACCAATCCTCAGGCCAATTACCAGCATGTCCCTGCCCTCCTGCTGAACCACAAGCTGGGAGCCTTTCTGAGGAAAG GAACTGTTGGTGACTGGAAGAATTACTTCACTGTGGCACAGAATGAGAGATTTGATGAAGTTTACCAAGAGAAGATGAAAtattttcctctttctttcaTCTGGGACATGAGTGATCTTGTCACACCATGA
- the LOC127974572 gene encoding RWD domain-containing protein 1, with protein sequence MTDYGEEQRNELEAIESIYPDSFTVLSEKPTSFTITVTSDAGGNEETVEVTLKFTYVEKYPDEPPHWEIFSQENLEDSDTEDILTLLKQQAEENLGMVMIFTLVTAVQEKLNEIIDQLKNRREEEKLRKETEAEEAEKRAFQGTVVTIENFLSWKARFEQEMIELKKKRQKEEEQPGKGKLTGKQLFETDHNLDTSDIQFLEDVGNSVEVDESLFQDMDDLDLEEDDPDFNPLDLGSDED encoded by the exons ATGACAGACTACGGCGAAGAGCAAAGGAATGAACTAGAAGCAATAGAGTCCATTTACCCAGACTCATTTACAG TGCTTTCCGAGAAGCCCACGAGCTTCACCATCACAGTTACTTCTGATGCGGGAGGAAATGAAGAGA CGGTGGAGGTGACTCTTAAGTTTACATATGTGGAGAAATATCCAGATGAACCCCCTCATTGGGAGATCTTCTCACAGGAGAACCTGGAAGATTCAGACACAGAAGACATTCTAACACTTTTAAAGCAACAG GCTGAAGAAAACTTGGGAATGGTTATGATCTTCACATTGGTCACAGCTGTGCAGGAGAAACTCAATGAAATAATTGACCAGCTTAAGAAcagaagagaagaagagaaacTAAGAAAAGAAACGGAGGCCGAAGAAGCTGAGAAG cGTGCATTCCAAGGCACTGTGGTCACAATTGAGAACTTCTTATCATGGAAAGCAAGATTTGAACAAGAAATGATAGAACTAAAGAAGAAAAGGCAGAAAGAAGAGGAGCAGCCAGGAAAGGGAAAACTTACAG GAAAACAGCTCTTTGAGACCGACCATAATCTTGACACATCAGATATCCAGTTCCTGGAGGACG TTGGGAATAGTGTAGAAGTAGATGAGTCACTGTTTCAAGACATGGATGATTTGGACTTGGAGGAGGATGACCCTGATTTCAACCCACTGGATTTAGGCAGTGATGAAGACTGA
- the LOC127975357 gene encoding calcium homeostasis modulator protein 5: MSVPAMDSFKTVLKFLTNQKSTIGYSFMAIFTIGSERIFSMVSFQCPCNPKQNFSYGLTFLIGPAVVLLAIGLFVSTPLWRLCTGCCLNPFKLCPKGNFMGCLQVFVKVLSKACIAPVMWLSVALLNGTFYECAVSGLKENMVIQIFCKNKTRACHDELPRVPCTKSQQPPNENMELLLMLRAQSQILGWSIIIISATVALIGTCFKNCRSKVSYLQLTFQKIYMEKEQERFEVFAEDYATKLAERNLKSFFDNKSPEPFPFPNHNAWEEISAVYTYKEREQYYSTLQRYVERADRDYSPEKHPVLEGQEFIEMT, encoded by the exons ATGTCTGTACCAGCTATGGATTCGTTTAAGACTGTCCTAAAATTCCTCACCAATCAGAAGTCCACCATTGGCTACAGCTTCATGGCTATTTTTACAATAGGAAGTGAACGAATTTTCTCCATGGTGTCTTTCCAGTGTCCGTGCAACCCTAAACAGAATTTTTCGTATGGATTAACTTTTCTGATCGGCCCTGCGGTTGTCTTGCTGGCGATTGGACTCTTTGTTAGTACACCTCTTTGGCGGTTATGCACTGGGTGTTGTCTCAACCCTTTCAAACTTTGCCCCAAGGGTAACTTTATGGGATGTTTGCAGGTGTTTGTAAAAGTGCTATCTAAAGCCTGCATTGCCCCTGTCATGTGGCTTAGTGTAGCACTGTTAAATGGAACTTTTTATGAGTGTGCTGTTAGTGGCCTTAAGGAAAATATGGTGATCCAAATTTTCTGCAAAAACAAGACACGTGCATGCCATGACGAGCTCCCCAGAGTACCCTGCACCAAGTCCCAGCAGCCTCCGAATGAAAATATGGAACTGCTGTTGATGTTACGAGCCCAGTCACAG ATCCTCGGCTGGTCAATTATCATCATATCGGCAACAGTAGCCCTTATTGGAACCTGCTTTAAGAACTGTCGTTCTAAAGTAAGCTACCTTCAGTTAACTTTCCAGAAGATCTACATGGAGAAGGAACAGGAAAGGTTTGAAGTGTTTGCAGAAGATTATGCCACCAAACTGGCAGAGAGAAACCTTAAGAGTTTCTTTGACAACAAAAGTCCTGAGCCATTTCCCTTTCCAAATCACAATGCCTGGGAGGAGATCTCTGCTGTATACACTTACAAGGAACGTGAACAGTACTACAGCACACTGCAAAGATATGTGGAGCGTGCAGATCGGGACTACAGCCCCGAGAAGCATCCTGTTCTAGAGGGGCAAGAGTTCATAGAGATGACATAA
- the LOC127975356 gene encoding calcium homeostasis modulator protein 6-like → MDKFKPLLSFTQKQQTNLGFGLIALITAGSEHIFSVFAFKCPCNDLNFVYGNVCLLVPALALLILSYMLSNKTWKLFTGLCLRKSRLCRFKHAIGFLCVFLQITTTAMVAPLSWIAVALLRGVYFECSMTGANITLFRRQLCNEKFPHCRTELEKFPCDGTSIPQSERVALLSIIRAESQVLGWILIGSVMAFTFLLTCMARCYSPISYMQLKFWRVYTQKESEFLDSYTDKHAENLAKRNISSFFDLTKPIPMKSPPRQAWEKISSFYKFRSMDRYYSILHKYVCTCEDLENPAVRPSVRSENDFSNPAALAFVDEGKLVL, encoded by the exons ATGGATAAGTTCAAACCTTTGCTAAGCTTCACTCAGAAACAGCAGACCAATTTAGGATTCGGATTGATCGCTCTTATAACTGCTGGCAGCGAGCACATCTTCTCGGTCTTTGCTTTTAAGTGTCCTTGCAATGATTTGAATTTCGTTTATGGCAACGTCTGCCTCCTCGTACCCGCGCTTGCACTGCTCATCTTAAGTTACATGTTGAGCAATAAAACATGGAAATTGTTCACGGGTCTGTGCCTTAGGAAATCGAGGTTATGTCGTTTTAAACACGCGATTGGCTTTTTGTGCGTTTTTCTTCAAATCACCACGACAGCGATGGTCGCTCCTCTCAGCTGGATCGCAGTTGCTCTACTCAGAGGGGTGTATTTCGAGTGCTCGATGACTGGCGCCAACATTACACTTTTTAGACGTCAGCTTTGCAACGAAAAGTTTCCTCACTGTCGGACAGAGTTGGAGAAATTCCCGTGTGATGGAACCTCGATTCCGCAGAGTGAGAGAGTGGCTCTGCTGTCCATCATACGCGCAGAGTCGCAG GTACTTGGTTGGATCCTGATAGGCTCTGTGATGGCGTTCACTTTTCTGCTCACATGCATGGCCAGATGCTATTCTCCAATCAGTTACATGCAGCTAAAGTTTTGGCGGGTGTACACTCAGAAGGAGAGTGAGTTTTTGGACAGCTATACAGATAAGCATGCTGAAAACCTTGCAAAGAGAAACATATCAAGTTTCTTTGATTTAACCAAACCCATTCCTATGAAGAGTCCACCCAGACAGGCCTGGGAGAAGATATCCTCCTTTTACAAGTTCCGAAGCATGGACAGATACTACAGCATCCTGCACAAGTATGTGTGCACTTGTGAGGACCTTGAAAATCCAGCAGTAAGGCCTTCGGTGAGGTctgaaaatgatttttcaaaCCCAGCAGCACTTGCTTTTGTGGATGAAGGCAAACTGGTCCTGTAG